ACATTGCTGATGAGAATGGAGGAATAGATTGGTTACATGTTATCCCAAATCCTGAAAATGATGATATGGGATATACTGCATTCATGTTGCAAATAGACGCTCTGGTCATGGGACGAAACACTTTTGAAACCGTATGCGGTTTTGACATCGACTGGCCTTATCAGAAACCCGTTTTTGTGCTGAGCAACACCTTGACCAAAATTCCAGAAAAACACGAGGGTAAAGCCACCTTAATAAAAGGAACCTTAAACGAAATACTAGCACAAATTCATGCGAAGGGTTTCTATAACCTATACATAGATGGTGGCAGCACTATCCAAAATTTCTTAAAGGAAGACTTAATCGACGAAATGACCATTACCATAATTCCCACGCTATTAGGAAGTGGAATTTCGCTGTTTGGCAACTTAGCCGAGAAGTTAAACTTTGCATGTGTAGATTCTAAAATCTACCTGAATAAGGTGGTTCAGAATTACTTTGTTAGAAATAGGTCATAGATGTTTCCAAAAGTTTGATTAACCAAACGGCTAAACCTTAATCAAAATGACCGAATAATAAATTTAAGGTTTGCTTTCTTACAGGTTTTCCGTTTTGATATGGTTTTACTTTATCTTGTATTTAGATAAAAAACTTTATCAATTGGCAGACTGAGAAACTCTGATACAGGGAACGGAACTTCAGATTTAAGAAACACATAAGCTCATGAAAAAACGAAAAAAAAATAAAGTAAGAGCCGAAATTAAAACCCTAAACGAATTAAAGAATCAAGAACCCGTTTATTTAAACGATTGGGAGGAAAGTGAAAAAATAGGACTACTGGCTGCCTTTGAAGATATTCATATTACAAAAGAAAACTATGAAGCTACTGAAGCACCACCTCATCAAGATGAATCGCATTGGTCTGCCATGAAATATATGATGGATAGTACTTTAAGAAAATACAAAAACGTAAATATTCTTTTCGCATCATCTAGCAGAAATGGTTATAACGGCTATGCTTGGGTACTTTTTGAAG
This sequence is a window from Arcticibacterium luteifluviistationis. Protein-coding genes within it:
- a CDS encoding dihydrofolate reductase family protein, which codes for MNKKNKVFIATSLDGYIADENGGIDWLHVIPNPENDDMGYTAFMLQIDALVMGRNTFETVCGFDIDWPYQKPVFVLSNTLTKIPEKHEGKATLIKGTLNEILAQIHAKGFYNLYIDGGSTIQNFLKEDLIDEMTITIIPTLLGSGISLFGNLAEKLNFACVDSKIYLNKVVQNYFVRNRS